CATATCGTCCTCATACAACTTATGCCAAAATTCTCTTAAAGAGGGTTGAGGAGGATAAAATTTTTGATGTGCTCAGTAGCCTCACATCAGAGTATGAATCTCTTAGAAGCACTATTCTCATGAGTGCTGAATTGCCAAGTTTGTCTAGTGTCTGTGTGACTGTGCAACGTGAAGAGACACGCAAGAAAGTTATGAATCTTGTTTCTAAAAGCATTGTAGACCTGGATGCTGCTGAATCCAGTGCTCTTCTGAGCTCCAGAGATGATAAACGAAGAGCCATGCCATTTGATAAGGACAAGACTTCTCGTGCTAAGGGTAAGAGAGAAGTTTTTCATTGTGATCATTGTAATAAAACTGGTCACACCAAGGATCGTTGTTGGGATATTTATCCTCATCTTAAAGctaattttgacaaaaataagCTTGTTCGAGCTGCTGTAGCTGACAATTCATCCTTTACCATAGACCAGTTGAAGGATTTCTTTCACCAGTTGAGTAATAAGAATGAGCGCAAGGCCAACCATACTTCAGGTAACCTGCTAGCCTTTCTTACTACGCCTGTTTCCAACTTTCACATTTGGATTATTGATTCAGGAGCTACATATCATATGGCAAATGATCCTTCGTCAGTTCATGCATTTATTCGCAGCTCtcataaaaatgtgtctgttgctaatggctctactgctcctgtgctgggcagtgggaaagtgcatttttttccagattgtcCGCCATCTAATGCACTTGTTGTTCCCTCGTTTCCTACTCAATTGTTATTTGTTGGTCAAATCACTAATTCTCTGAATTGTGATGTTACATTTACCCCTACCTCGGTCATCTTTCAGGATCgaaagacgaagaagacgatTGGTAGAGGCATCTTTTCTCATGGATTGTAACTGTTACGCTCTAGTGACATGGCATGTCTCACTCACAGATCAACTCCGCAGTTTCTTTATCATCAACGACTTGGACATCTTTCCAGTCGTGTTTTGTCTAGGATTTTTCCCACTTTTTCTGTTCAGTCTCAAGTCTGTGATGTTTGCCAGATTTCTAAACAATCTCGTTTTCCATTTCCTACCTCTGTGACTCGAGCTACAATGCcttttgaattaattcattctgatttatggggtcctgctccaattgatgcttatgatgggtataaatatttcgttatctttatggatgattggtcacgtgctacatggatctatttactcaaatccaaaactgaagtttcatctGTATTTGTAAATTTTCATTGTATGATCCGCAACCAATTTTATGCACAGGTTAAAATTTTTAGATCCGATAATGGCACTGAGTTTGTCAAAGGCCCTCTTCCAGGTTATTTGCGTAGTCATAGTATTATCCATCAAACTAGCTGTGTTGGTACTTCACAGAAAAATGGTGTTGCTGATAGGAAACTCCGTCATATTCTGGAAACAACCCGTGCTCTTATGATTCAGATGCATGTTCCAAAGAAATTTTGGTCTCATGGTTCTCTAACGGCCACTAACTTGATCAATCGTCTGCCTAGTCGTGTgcttgagttcaaatctccattaGAGGTTTTAAAACATCATCATACTGACATTTCTCATCTTAGAGTTTTCGGTTGTGTGTGTTATGTACATTTATAGGCAAAACATCGTGATAAACTGGATTCACGGGCAACTAAGTGTGTGTTCTTTGGTTACTCTTCTACAAAGAAAGGATATATTTGTTATCATCCACCCACTAGAAAGCTACATATTTCTCGTGATGTTGTGTTTGATGAAACAGTGGCTTATTTTCAGTGTGATTCTGGCAGTCGGTCTCAGGGGGGTGTTATACAGATTTGGCCCCACTTCCAGTTATTAATGAGATACCTACTGCAACAGATTCCCACAGACATAATGGTGATGGGGTAGAGTTGGTGGACTTACCTACTGCAgtgttggatgtgcataatgAAGCAGTTCATGAAGAAGCTTCAGACAATAATGTTAATGTTACTGATGATAATACAGGACTACAAGATGTGTTGCATCAAGTTCCAGAAACTGAGGTTATGGTTCCACAACCAGTGGTACCAATTGTCAGAACCTCAAGTCGTGAGAAGAAGGCTCCagagaaataaaaagatttcTTTACATATCATTCTGTTGCGTATCCTATACAAGCACATTTAACTAATGATCATGTaggttcttcacactcttcatttCTAAGTGCTATATCCAGTCATCAAGAACCTAAAAACTATAATGAAGCAAAGTCTAATCCAACATGGAGGGCACCAATGTAGAATGAGTTACGTGCCTTAGATGTAAATAATACATACAGTATTGTCAAGTTGCCTCCCGGGAAGAAGACTATTGGATGtagatgggtgtacaaaattaaatacagaaGTGATGGAACTGTTGAGAGTTATAAGGACAGATTAGTGGCAAGAGGTTTTACTCAGAGATATGGAGAAGACTACACAGAaacttttgcaccagttgcaaagatgaatacttttcgtgttcttatgtctcttgcagttaataaagattgaaaattgtttcaaatggatgtgaagaatgcattcttacaaggtgatctagaagaagaggtgtatatgagtataccacctggacaccctcgagaaggagagagcaatatggtttgcaagcttaagaaggcaatatatggtttaaagaaatcaccacgtgcatggtatgcaaagctaagttcagtactcatccagaataagttcaaaaggagctctcccgattcttccttgtttattaaaagaagtaatcttggtacaactatagttctagtgtatgttgatgaccttgtgattacaggagacaatcaacaagaaattagaaatattaaagcaatgcttcattccagatttgacatcaaggatttaggaatactgaagtatttcgtgggattagaagttgcttactgaaagaagggtatttttctgcatcaaagaaaatatgtgttggacctgctgaaggctacaggaaaaatgggagtaaatccttgtgatactcctacagaaattggcaacaaacttgataatgatggtgatgtgTTAAGTGATATTGGGTCATATCAAAGGTTAGTAGGAAAGTTAATTTATCTCACTGTTACCAGACCTGACATAGCACATGCAGTAAGCTTAGTCAGTCGTTATATGCATACACCTCGTGTTAAACATCTAAATGAAGTAACTATGATTCTACAGTATTTAAAAGGATCACCAGGAAGaggagttttgatgacaaagaatgaaGCCTATTCAATTTCTAGCTACTGTATAACAGCATATTCAAATGTTGATTATGTTGGATGTCCAGTTGATCGTgaatcaacaacagggtactgcatattctttggtggtaatctggttacatggagaagcaagaaacaaaatgttgtttctcgatcaagtgctgaagcagaatgtagagccatggcttcaacaagttgtgagattgtttggctgcgagcattacttaaagatttgggttttctgtcacctcagccagctaagatgttttgtgaaaatcaagcagcgatacaaatcgcatcaaatcccacctttcatgagcgtacaaagcacatagaagtggattgtcattttgttagagagaaggtattggccaaagtaatatgcactcccttcgttcgtagtcatcaacaactggcagatgtttttactaagggtttacctgtcaagcaattcaatggaattctatccaagttgggctccattgatatcttcgcaccaacttgagggggagtgttggaacaaaggagaatatttggtttctttatttatgattggcttacactgcaagaaaatattctctagatatgttgctatctatacgaatatgtggcatgtataggatatatatatacacttcttgtaaaacctccattgataataagaaaccctaatcattcttctcccgtggacgtaggctataaccgaaccacgttaaactgtgtttcttctttaatctgtttttagttaactgcataacatcttatgcagatccaatattgactgcataacatcttatgcataccaaCAGCAACCATTGGGTTGCCATTGCAATTTCAAGTAACCATCATCTGGTCTGTTATTTAGATGACAACCCAATAAATGGACAAGCACCAGGAGGATAATATGGTTCCCTAGCTTCTTCCTTTAGTACCCATTGACCATCAAATATATCGCATTCTTGCTCTTCATCCCTAGTACCATTGTAGTTCCCAAGCTTCAAATTAGTAGTACTAGTTGTTACGTTTTTCGGGTTCCCATCCAGTGAATCTTCTTCTAGAACCATTGATGATCTCCAACTTCATGAAGACTGAAGTCCTACAAAAAAACATCAACACTCTGTAAAAACAAAAATGCCTATCAAAAGCAATTTCTTGTTTATTATGTAGGCACCAAATGTGTGCTGGTATTATATTATTAGGGTGCCTTCATAAAGTTAAAGTACCAGAAAACTAAAGTCTGATGTTTCgatagaagaagaaggaaagaaaggatgagaaagtgttgctctggGCATAAGAAAGTGTTGCTGCTTACGAGTAGAGTCTTCTCAAATTATCGTCATGTCCATAATTATTATGGTACTAATAATAATAGAATATCACAACTTGAGCGTTTCGTGAGGGATGAGTGTAAATCAGGAAGGATCAAGAAGCTTGATGATGGTTTGAAATACTTTGATCATTGATTCTAGAAAGGCCTTTACCATCTACAAGTACATTTAATCATGTATTAGGATCATTATCCAAAATCAAGTGTCATTCAGATGTCATTTTGTTATATAAGAAGATGATTTTGGTTGGGATAAAACCTGATGTTTCTACAATCAACACTGTCATTAATTGCTGTTGCAAACTAGGCCAAATGAATCATGGGTTTTGTTTACTTGGAGAGATTACTAAGAGAGGTTATCATCCGGATACAATCACTTTCAATACACTGATTAAGGGGTTGTGCTCAGAAGAaaagattgatttttcttttgaagtGTTTGGTAAAATGACTGACACAGGTATTCAACCTACTGCAGTTACATGTAATACTATTATACATGGGCTGTGTAGAACTGGTGAAGTGGGTCTTGCTCTTCGGTTGAAAAACGACATGTCGAGATGGAAATGCAGACCAGATGTCGTGTCGTATATTGTGATTATAGATACTCTTTGCAAAGGAGATTTAGTTGATGAAGCTTTGGTTCTCTTCTCTGAAATGCTTGGAGATTTTTATGTTGTGCCGGATGTTGTTGTTTACAATTCTTTGATCAAAGATCTTTGCAATTCAGGCCGCTTGACTGAAGCAAGGAGAATCTTTGATGAGATGGTTGGTAAAGGAATCTCAGGAAATATGGCAACCTATAAGGGTATGATTCACGGTTTTTGCCTACATGGTCGTTGGAAAGAAGCAACAAGATATTTTGATGAAATGATGGATCGAGAGATCTTACCTGATACAATAACCTTTAACATATTAATAGATTCTCATTGTAAAGATGGGATGACGGAGGATGCTTGGGGGTTATTTGAATTGATGGACAAGTTAAACATACAACCTAATCAGATTACTTATAGTTCAATGATGAATGGTCTGTGTTTGGCAGGTCGGCTGCAAGATGCAGTGAAGCTTTTTGACTCGATGGTCCACAGGGGCCTAGACCCAAATGAGTTCAACTACAATGTGTTAATTGATGGGTATTGCAAGAATCGGAAGCTGGATGAAGCTGTGAAGCTATTtaagaaaatgaaacaaaatggaTTGCAAGTAACAACTGTTGTTTATACTACATTGTTGCGGGGACTATACCGTGATGGAAGATTTGAAACAGCGCAGAGTTTGTTTAATGAGATGCAATCTTGTGGTCAAAATCCAAATAAATTTACATATAGTACGGTGTTAAATGGACTATGCAAGAATGGAAAGATTGGGGAAGCAATAGTATTATTTGAGTCCATGAAAACTACTGGTATCTTACCTGATATTTACATGTATGCTATTCTTATACATGGTTTTTGTCAAGCTGGCAAGTTGGAAGATGCAAGAAAACTGTTTAATAAGATTCCAAAAGAAGGATTAGTTCCTAATGTAATAACATATAACACAAAGATGGATAGCCTCTTTCATAACAGGATGTTCTTGGAGGCTGAAAGATTAATCAGTGAAATGGAAGAGAAAGGTTGTTTACCAAATTCGAGAACCTATGATATCCTCATTAAGGGTTTTCTTAGACGAAATGATACTCAGAAGGCTCTGCAATATCTATGCAAGATGCGTGAAAGAAAATTTATGCCAAGTGATTCTGTTGTTTCATTGTTAGTAAACACTTTCTCAACCGATAAAATTAAAAGTCTGGAGGTATTGCAGTGAGACATTGTACTTTACTAGGGTAACAATTTCCAGTAGAGTGTCAACATATTTGGATTAGTATAAGTTTTCGTCAATCTTTCTCTGCTTTATCAAGCTCATTCTAACTCTTGACTATGTTCTTTAATAATGGTGTGACAAAAGAAAAACAGTGGTGGAGCGATCTATATTTGGCTTTTAAATTCTTGTTTAGAAAAAGTTCCAGGATTCTTCATTGTGAAGGCTATATGGTCCAATATATGCAGCATGTTTG
This is a stretch of genomic DNA from Papaver somniferum cultivar HN1 chromosome 1, ASM357369v1, whole genome shotgun sequence. It encodes these proteins:
- the LOC113361398 gene encoding pentatricopeptide repeat-containing protein At1g63130, mitochondrial-like; this encodes MNHGFCLLGEITKRGYHPDTITFNTLIKGLCSEEKIDFSFEVFGKMTDTGIQPTAVTCNTIIHGLCRTGEVGLALRLKNDMSRWKCRPDVVSYIVIIDTLCKGDLVDEALVLFSEMLGDFYVVPDVVVYNSLIKDLCNSGRLTEARRIFDEMVGKGISGNMATYKGMIHGFCLHGRWKEATRYFDEMMDREILPDTITFNILIDSHCKDGMTEDAWGLFELMDKLNIQPNQITYSSMMNGLCLAGRLQDAVKLFDSMVHRGLDPNEFNYNVLIDGYCKNRKLDEAVKLFKKMKQNGLQVTTVVYTTLLRGLYRDGRFETAQSLFNEMQSCGQNPNKFTYSTVLNGLCKNGKIGEAIVLFESMKTTGILPDIYMYAILIHGFCQAGKLEDARKLFNKIPKEGLVPNVITYNTKMDSLFHNRMFLEAERLISEMEEKGCLPNSRTYDILIKGFLRRNDTQKALQYLCKMRERKFMPSDSVVSLLVNTFSTDKIKSLEVLQ